GCGTGGGCGAGAGGATCTGGTAGGTGTTCACCCACACGGTCCCCGCATGCAGGTCCCGCGCAAAGCGCATGGCCCTCTTGATGTCCCGCGTCCAGACCGCCCCGGCCAGGCCATAGATGGAACCGTTGGCAATATCCAGGGCCTCTTTCTCGGTGTCGAAGGGAATGACGGACAGCACCGGGCCGAAGATCTCCTCGGCGGCGATGGGCATGTCAGGCGTGACGTCGGTGAAGACCGTCGGCGGAATGAAATAACCTGCCCCCTCCCCGGCTCCGGGTACATCCCCGCCGCCCGTGAGAAGTGTCGCGCCGCAGCGTTTCCCGTCGGCGATGTACCCGCGCACCCGTTCGTACTGCTCGGCGCTCACCACTGGACCGATATCGCTGCTGATGTCGCCCGCGTCGCCGACGGTAAGTTCCTCGACGCGCTCTTTCAGGCGTGCGGTGAACGCGCCGTAGATGGAGCGCTCCACCAGGACGCGCGAACCCGCCTGGCAGACCTGCCCACTGTTCAGGAAAATACCGAACAGTGCGCCGGAGACGGCCTCGTCCAGATCCGTGTCGGCAAAGACGATGTTCGCGCTCTTGCCGCCCAGTTCCAGCGTGAGGCGCTTGAGGTGGTCGGCGGCGGCCCGCATGATGTGCTTGCCCGTCTCAGTTGCTCCGGTAAAGGCGATCTTGGGCACGTCAGGGTGCGCCACCAGTGCCCGGCCCGCCTCATCGCCGCCGGGGATGACGCTCAGAACGCCCGCTGGGACGCCCGCGTCGTGCAGCACCTCGGCCAGCAGCAGCGCCGTGAACGGACTTTGCGGGGCGGGTTTCAGAATGCACGGGCAGCCTGCGGCGAGCGCTGCTCCCACCTTCCAGACCGGCATCAGCAGCGGGAAATTCCAGGGTGTGATCAGGCCCGCTACACCGATGGGCTGCTTGACGGTCATGGCGAGGTAGTCACCCTGTGGCCCGGCCAGGCTAAAAGGTGCGGTGACGCCGCTGGGCTGCGGGATGAGGGTGGCGAAGTAGTCCAGGGCGTTGGCGGCCAGCGGCACTTCCATCCACGCGGCGAAATTCAGGGTCATGCCCATCTCGGCGCTCATCACGGCGCTGAACTCGTCGGCACGTTCCCGGATCA
The nucleotide sequence above comes from Deinococcus detaillensis. Encoded proteins:
- a CDS encoding aldehyde dehydrogenase family protein — encoded protein: MNLHERALFLSGSFQQRLATLDVINPSTGDVLARSASGSAADIDEAVRLATAAHQDRTWTSIDPLERTRILVRAAELIRERADEFSAVMSAEMGMTLNFAAWMEVPLAANALDYFATLIPQPSGVTAPFSLAGPQGDYLAMTVKQPIGVAGLITPWNFPLLMPVWKVGAALAAGCPCILKPAPQSPFTALLLAEVLHDAGVPAGVLSVIPGGDEAGRALVAHPDVPKIAFTGATETGKHIMRAAADHLKRLTLELGGKSANIVFADTDLDEAVSGALFGIFLNSGQVCQAGSRVLVERSIYGAFTARLKERVEELTVGDAGDISSDIGPVVSAEQYERVRGYIADGKRCGATLLTGGGDVPGAGEGAGYFIPPTVFTDVTPDMPIAAEEIFGPVLSVIPFDTEKEALDIANGSIYGLAGAVWTRDIKRAMRFARDLHAGTVWVNTYQILSPTLPFGGFKQSGLGRELGPQALDAYLETKSIIVDLNDSPMQMF